One genomic region from Ornithinicoccus hortensis encodes:
- a CDS encoding AEC family transporter has protein sequence MDILSVIIPFFALVLIGYLAARWHALPLAAVPGLNTYVLYFALSAMLFQLGARTPVVDLLDPTLIGLWVLSGLLVLSLAVASGLRQRLGWLDASFGGLIAVMSNSGFMGVPLITALLGTRAAGPIITTLLVDVVLMQSIAIALAHRGQAAAGPDGRAGQGGRALRRVATNPMPWAIVLGAAWGASGLTMVRPLEEVVTMLAASATPVALFTIGTVLARERMTAAQQGRRPATWTSPDVYWLTSLKLLLHPAAVGLLGWLAIRAGLPLSGAALGVLVLTAALPSAANTSMLAERFGADNGRIASVILVSTVLGFGTFSLAASLV, from the coding sequence GTGGACATCCTGTCGGTGATCATCCCGTTCTTCGCGCTCGTGCTGATCGGCTACCTCGCGGCGCGCTGGCACGCCCTGCCGCTGGCCGCGGTGCCGGGTCTGAACACCTACGTCCTCTACTTCGCCCTGTCCGCCATGCTCTTCCAGCTCGGCGCCCGCACCCCCGTGGTCGACCTGCTCGACCCGACGCTGATCGGGCTCTGGGTGCTGTCCGGGCTGCTGGTGCTCTCCCTGGCCGTGGCCAGCGGGCTCCGTCAGCGGCTGGGGTGGCTCGACGCGTCGTTCGGCGGGCTCATCGCGGTGATGTCCAACTCCGGCTTCATGGGCGTGCCGCTGATCACCGCCCTGCTCGGCACCCGGGCGGCCGGGCCGATCATCACCACGTTGCTGGTCGACGTCGTCCTAATGCAGTCGATCGCGATCGCGCTGGCCCACCGGGGTCAGGCCGCCGCCGGTCCGGACGGCCGGGCCGGGCAGGGTGGCCGGGCGCTGCGGCGGGTCGCGACCAACCCGATGCCCTGGGCCATCGTGCTCGGCGCCGCCTGGGGTGCGAGCGGGTTGACCATGGTGCGCCCGCTGGAGGAGGTGGTGACGATGCTGGCGGCCTCCGCCACACCGGTCGCGCTGTTCACCATCGGCACCGTGCTGGCCCGCGAGCGGATGACCGCCGCCCAGCAGGGACGACGGCCGGCAACCTGGACCTCACCGGACGTCTACTGGTTGACCTCCTTGAAGCTCCTGCTCCACCCGGCGGCCGTCGGGCTGCTCGGGTGGCTGGCGATCCGGGCCGGCCTGCCGCTGAGCGGTGCGGCCCTGGGTGTCCTGGTGCTGACCGCCGCGCTCCCCTCGGCCGCCAACACCTCGATGCTGGCGGAGCGGTTCGGCGCCGACAACGGCCGGATCGCCTCGGTGATCCTGGTCTCGACGGTGCTGGGCTTCGGGACGTTCAGCCTGGCCGCCTCGCTGGTGTGA
- a CDS encoding DUF1648 domain-containing protein: MARLAFWISAGACLVLLVLGWFVLPDRVPIHFGVGGDPDRWVDRTRAVLEMGAVVGGVALVFLLLAAGVRRVSPALINLPPRQKEWWTAEPARLERLRGMLAEDVLAMGAATLALLGGTLLLTGLTAYQEEPGLGWGVWALLCAYLLVLSLQVYRMMTVRYRPRE; this comes from the coding sequence GTGGCCCGCCTCGCGTTCTGGATCAGCGCCGGCGCGTGCCTGGTCCTGCTGGTGCTCGGCTGGTTCGTGCTCCCGGACCGGGTGCCGATCCACTTCGGGGTGGGCGGGGATCCCGACCGCTGGGTCGACCGCACCCGGGCGGTCCTGGAGATGGGGGCGGTCGTGGGCGGAGTGGCCCTGGTGTTCCTCCTCCTCGCGGCGGGGGTGCGTCGGGTCTCGCCAGCCCTGATCAACCTGCCACCGCGGCAGAAGGAGTGGTGGACGGCCGAGCCGGCCCGGCTGGAGCGATTGCGCGGGATGCTGGCCGAGGACGTCCTGGCGATGGGTGCCGCCACCCTCGCCCTGCTCGGGGGCACGTTGCTGCTCACCGGACTGACGGCATACCAGGAGGAGCCGGGGCTCGGGTGGGGCGTGTGGGCGCTGCTGTGCGCCTACCTCCTGGTCCTTAGCCTGCAGGTCTACCGCATGATGACGGTCCGCTACCGACCGCGGGAATGA
- a CDS encoding ABC transporter permease, producing MTTTAPAQQRTNARHRPDAPAGRWAGTAGLLRLFLRLDRTRILIWALAIAGTLWVTVASLEVAYPDAAARQARAALMSNPSAVMMSGPAFGLDDYTFGAMVANEISLTVLVATALMAILLMVRHSRAEEESGRMETLRALPVHPVAPPTAALLTVATATLVVGAASAAVLVATGLAVADSVAFGLGISLTGMVFGAVAAVTAQVTEHARSASGMAMAVLGVAFLARGVGDIIEPTGSWLSWLSPIAWAQQTRLYVDLRWWPLLLPVALILLLLLAAVALTRRRDLGAGLRAPRPGPATARPGLTSVPGMARHLLRGSALGWGTGLFLFGIAMGSLATSLEDALADLPEEVAVMLAADPDSMTGSFAAVMLSFLMIGVMAQTVGAVLRLRAEDDAGRAALLLTAGASRTRLSLGWAGVVAIHTVLLTLAVGVGVGTGVAVAESDAGWVATVTGASLAYLPGMLAVSALTALLVGAAPRWAGLSWLVVLYSVVVVWFGPILRLPDWAMKLSPIELTPSLPTDSLAWAPLVGLGAVAVVLGVLALAGFRRRDLLA from the coding sequence ATGACGACGACCGCCCCCGCGCAGCAGCGGACGAACGCCCGACACCGCCCGGACGCCCCTGCGGGCCGCTGGGCAGGCACGGCCGGGCTGCTGCGACTCTTCCTCCGGCTGGACCGGACCCGGATCCTGATCTGGGCGCTGGCGATCGCCGGCACGCTGTGGGTGACCGTCGCGTCCCTGGAGGTGGCCTATCCCGACGCGGCGGCTCGGCAGGCCCGCGCCGCCCTGATGAGCAACCCGTCGGCCGTGATGATGTCCGGACCCGCTTTCGGCCTGGACGACTACACCTTCGGCGCGATGGTCGCCAACGAGATCAGCCTGACCGTGCTGGTGGCCACCGCCCTGATGGCGATCCTCCTCATGGTGCGGCACAGCCGCGCCGAGGAGGAGTCGGGCCGGATGGAGACCCTTCGGGCGCTGCCGGTCCACCCGGTCGCCCCGCCGACCGCGGCGCTGCTGACGGTCGCCACCGCCACACTGGTCGTGGGCGCGGCCTCCGCAGCCGTGCTGGTCGCCACCGGTCTGGCCGTTGCCGACTCCGTCGCCTTCGGGCTCGGGATCTCGCTCACCGGGATGGTCTTCGGCGCGGTCGCCGCCGTGACCGCCCAGGTCACCGAGCACGCCAGGTCCGCCAGCGGGATGGCGATGGCTGTCCTCGGGGTGGCCTTCCTGGCCCGCGGGGTCGGCGACATCATCGAGCCGACCGGGTCGTGGCTGTCCTGGCTCTCCCCGATCGCCTGGGCGCAGCAGACCCGTCTCTACGTGGACCTGCGCTGGTGGCCTCTGCTCCTGCCGGTCGCCCTGATCCTGCTCCTCCTGCTGGCCGCCGTGGCCCTGACCCGCCGCCGTGACCTGGGCGCCGGGCTCCGGGCCCCACGCCCCGGGCCGGCCACGGCGAGGCCCGGACTCACCTCGGTGCCCGGCATGGCCCGGCACCTGCTGCGCGGCTCCGCCCTCGGGTGGGGCACCGGCCTGTTCCTGTTCGGCATCGCGATGGGCTCCCTCGCGACGTCCCTGGAGGACGCGCTGGCGGACCTGCCGGAGGAGGTCGCCGTCATGCTGGCCGCCGATCCCGACTCGATGACCGGATCGTTCGCCGCCGTCATGCTGTCCTTCCTGATGATCGGGGTGATGGCCCAGACCGTCGGCGCGGTGCTGCGGCTGCGGGCCGAGGACGACGCGGGCCGGGCCGCGCTGCTGCTCACCGCGGGCGCGTCCCGCACCCGGCTGTCCCTCGGCTGGGCCGGCGTCGTGGCCATCCACACGGTCCTGCTGACCCTCGCCGTCGGCGTCGGGGTCGGCACCGGGGTAGCGGTCGCCGAGTCGGACGCCGGCTGGGTCGCGACGGTCACCGGGGCCTCCCTGGCCTACCTGCCGGGGATGCTGGCGGTCTCGGCCCTGACCGCGCTGCTGGTCGGCGCCGCACCGAGGTGGGCCGGGCTCAGCTGGCTCGTGGTGCTCTACAGCGTGGTCGTCGTCTGGTTCGGCCCCATCCTGCGGCTCCCGGACTGGGCGATGAAGCTCTCCCCCATCGAGCTCACGCCGTCCCTACCGACGGACTCCCTCGCCTGGGCCCCGCTCGTCGGGCTGGGTGCCGTCGCGGTCGTCCTCGGGGTGCTGGCCCTGGCCGGATTCCGTCGCCGGGACCTGCTCGCCTAA
- a CDS encoding LLM class flavin-dependent oxidoreductase, with amino-acid sequence MQFGIFSVSDITMDPTTGRTPTEAERIQAMVEIALKTEEVGLDVFATGEHHNPPFFASSPTTFLGYIAAQTTTLQLSTATTLITTNDPVKIAEDYAMLQHLAGGRVDLMMGRGNTGPVYPWFGKDIRQGINLAVENYHLLRRLWREDVVDWQGKFRTPLQGFTSTPRPLDGVPPFVWHGSIRSPEIAEQAAYYGDGFFHNNIFWNMEHTARMVGLYRRRFEHYGHGSADQAIVGLGGQVFMRKNSQDAVREFRPYFDVAPVYGHGPSLEEFTRDTPLTVGSPQQVIERTLGFADAVGDYQRQMFLMDHAGLPLETVLEQIEILGSEVVPVLRREFEARRPAHVPSDPPTHASLVKAGIDHPNAALGPARVEVEEGSR; translated from the coding sequence ATGCAGTTCGGCATCTTCAGCGTCAGCGACATCACGATGGACCCGACGACCGGCCGGACCCCGACCGAGGCCGAGCGGATCCAGGCGATGGTCGAGATCGCGCTCAAGACCGAGGAGGTCGGGCTCGACGTCTTCGCCACGGGCGAGCACCACAACCCGCCGTTCTTCGCGTCGTCGCCGACCACCTTCCTGGGCTACATCGCCGCCCAGACGACCACGCTGCAGCTCTCCACCGCGACGACGCTGATCACCACCAACGACCCGGTGAAGATCGCCGAGGACTACGCGATGCTGCAGCACCTCGCCGGCGGCCGCGTCGACCTGATGATGGGCCGCGGCAACACCGGCCCGGTCTACCCGTGGTTCGGCAAGGACATCCGGCAGGGCATCAACCTGGCGGTGGAGAACTACCACCTGCTGCGCCGGCTCTGGCGCGAAGACGTCGTGGACTGGCAGGGCAAGTTCCGCACCCCGCTGCAGGGCTTCACCTCCACGCCGCGGCCGCTCGACGGCGTGCCGCCGTTCGTGTGGCACGGCTCGATCCGCAGCCCCGAGATCGCCGAGCAGGCGGCCTACTACGGGGACGGCTTCTTCCACAACAACATCTTCTGGAACATGGAGCACACCGCCCGGATGGTCGGTCTCTACCGCCGCCGGTTCGAGCACTACGGTCACGGGTCCGCCGACCAGGCGATCGTGGGGCTGGGCGGCCAGGTGTTCATGCGCAAGAACAGCCAGGACGCGGTCCGCGAGTTCCGCCCCTACTTCGACGTCGCCCCGGTCTACGGGCACGGGCCCTCGCTGGAGGAGTTCACCCGGGACACGCCGCTGACCGTGGGGAGCCCGCAGCAGGTCATCGAGCGCACCCTCGGCTTCGCCGACGCCGTCGGGGACTACCAGCGCCAGATGTTCCTGATGGACCACGCCGGGTTGCCGTTGGAGACCGTCCTGGAGCAGATCGAGATCCTCGGCAGCGAGGTGGTCCCGGTGCTGCGTCGGGAGTTCGAGGCGCGCCGTCCCGCGCACGTGCCCTCCGACCCGCCCACGCACGCCTCGCTGGTGAAGGCCGGCATCGACCACCCGAACGCCGCGCTCGGCCCGGCCCGGGTCGAGGTGGAGGAGGGGTCCCGATGA
- a CDS encoding IclR family transcriptional regulator — MTPTETERASLIQRAVTVLEYVAESGGSAARDIASATDLPLPTVYRIAQELVQVGYLVHLREEKRFALGYKLHKLGARLHEDLGVPRELKQEIARLHADTKMAAYLAIHRGADFVVVFVADSPECPRLEPMEFGFHETPHATAFGKLGLSEYTTEQRRSYLEPHQPHRLTPSTITDPDRLDEALREIAAEGIAWEHEEFQVGTACAAVPIRADDGLLIGSVAVSAPVSWYAGQRRHIEHRLRACASRAGRVYRLGHRPR, encoded by the coding sequence ATGACGCCCACCGAGACGGAGCGAGCGAGCCTGATCCAGCGCGCGGTCACCGTCCTGGAGTACGTCGCGGAGTCCGGGGGCTCCGCGGCCCGCGACATCGCCAGCGCCACCGACCTGCCGCTGCCGACGGTCTACCGGATCGCCCAGGAACTGGTGCAGGTCGGCTACCTGGTCCACCTGCGCGAGGAGAAGCGCTTCGCGCTGGGCTACAAGCTGCACAAGCTGGGCGCCCGGCTGCACGAGGACCTCGGGGTGCCCCGCGAGCTGAAGCAGGAGATCGCCCGGCTGCACGCCGACACGAAGATGGCCGCCTACCTGGCCATCCACCGGGGTGCCGACTTCGTCGTCGTCTTCGTCGCCGACTCCCCGGAGTGCCCCAGGCTGGAGCCGATGGAGTTCGGCTTCCACGAGACGCCGCACGCCACGGCCTTCGGCAAGCTGGGGCTGAGCGAGTACACCACCGAGCAGCGCCGCTCCTACCTGGAGCCGCACCAACCGCACCGGCTGACGCCCTCGACCATCACCGACCCGGACCGCCTCGACGAGGCGCTGCGCGAGATCGCCGCGGAGGGGATCGCCTGGGAGCACGAGGAGTTCCAGGTCGGCACGGCGTGCGCCGCGGTGCCGATCCGGGCCGACGACGGCCTGTTGATCGGCTCCGTCGCGGTGTCCGCCCCCGTCTCCTGGTACGCCGGGCAGCGTCGACACATCGAGCACCGGCTGCGGGCCTGCGCCTCCCGGGCCGGCCGGGTCTACCGGCTGGGCCACCGACCCCGCTGA
- a CDS encoding alpha-hydroxy acid oxidase yields the protein MTKRSLPRWSELRPLLQMQPVPLDPVERRLARCHTVADLREAARRRVPRAVFDFVDGAAEGEVSLARSRAAFDRVEFAPAALAGFDEVSTSTTILGTPSALPLVLAPTGFTRLSHHDGEAAVAAAAAEAGIPYALTTMSTVSIEDVAAASGDGTRWFQLYLMRDRGLTRELVRRAKDAGYRALVVTVDTPVVGQRVRDLHNGLTIPPTLTPRTLLDISRRPQWWANLLTTEPLEFATLQAGEPEAHSALIDRLFDPAVTVDDFAPLREWWDGPIVVKGIQSVADARRAVEELGAEALVVSNHGGRQLDRAPTPLELLPRVAEAVGDRTEVLIDSGVRTGADLAAVVALGARAALVGRPYLYGLMAGGRRGVAKTIAVYEAELRRTLHLLGVPGVDALDGSHALLRAA from the coding sequence ATGACCAAGCGTTCGCTGCCGAGGTGGTCCGAACTGCGTCCCCTGCTGCAGATGCAGCCGGTGCCGCTCGACCCGGTCGAACGCCGGCTGGCCCGGTGCCACACGGTCGCCGACCTCCGGGAGGCGGCCCGACGCCGGGTGCCCCGCGCGGTCTTCGACTTCGTCGACGGCGCCGCGGAGGGCGAGGTGAGCCTGGCCCGGTCCCGCGCCGCCTTCGACCGGGTCGAGTTCGCGCCGGCGGCGCTGGCCGGCTTCGACGAGGTCAGCACGTCGACCACGATCCTCGGCACCCCCTCGGCGCTGCCGCTGGTGCTCGCACCGACCGGTTTCACCCGGTTGAGCCACCACGACGGGGAGGCCGCGGTCGCCGCGGCGGCGGCCGAGGCCGGCATCCCCTACGCGCTCACCACCATGAGCACCGTCTCGATCGAGGACGTCGCGGCCGCCTCCGGTGACGGGACCCGGTGGTTCCAGCTCTACCTCATGCGGGACCGCGGCCTGACCCGCGAGCTCGTGCGTCGCGCCAAGGACGCCGGCTACCGGGCGCTGGTCGTGACGGTCGACACCCCGGTGGTGGGGCAGCGGGTCCGGGACCTGCACAACGGGCTGACGATCCCGCCGACCCTCACGCCGAGGACGTTGCTGGACATCTCCCGCCGGCCGCAGTGGTGGGCCAACCTGCTGACCACCGAGCCGCTGGAGTTCGCGACCCTCCAGGCGGGGGAGCCGGAGGCGCACAGCGCGCTCATCGACCGGCTGTTCGACCCCGCCGTCACCGTCGACGACTTCGCCCCGCTGCGGGAGTGGTGGGACGGGCCGATCGTGGTCAAGGGCATCCAGAGCGTCGCCGACGCGCGACGGGCCGTCGAGGAGCTCGGGGCCGAGGCGCTGGTCGTCTCCAACCACGGTGGGCGCCAGCTGGACCGGGCACCCACCCCGCTGGAGCTGCTCCCGCGGGTGGCCGAGGCCGTGGGGGACCGGACCGAGGTCCTGATCGACTCGGGGGTCCGCACCGGCGCCGACCTCGCGGCGGTGGTCGCCCTCGGCGCCCGCGCCGCCCTGGTCGGCCGGCCCTACCTCTACGGACTCATGGCCGGGGGCCGGCGGGGCGTCGCCAAGACGATCGCGGTCTACGAGGCCGAGTTGCGGCGCACGCTGCACCTGCTCGGGGTGCCGGGCGTCGATGCGTTGGACGGCTCGCACGCCCTGCTCCGCGCCGCCTGA
- a CDS encoding GMC family oxidoreductase, whose translation MAEIAKDEATVVVIGSGAGGGTMAYELTKAGIPVVVLEAGPYLRNEDYMNLEWEAFNQMAWLDPRTTSGSWRVATDFPNLPAWIVKAVGGTTTHWAGATPRFKEHEFRARSVYGRVEGANLIDWPLTLAEMEPYYDRAEQAMGSTHRHGRPPLPANNNYKVLANGAEKVGYRHYATGPYATNAEPYDGRPASVQDGFNFQGDKGKSKWSTMVRELPRAQETGLLDLRPESQAVQITHGSDGKVDAVLYLDSEGNLHRQAAKVVCVAGNSIETPRLLLMSASSLFPDGLANSSGQVGRNYMRHTTGSVYARFEKDVRMYRGETMAGLVADESRHDPSRGFVGGYYMETLSLGPAFLASFVEPGSWGKEFTELMDAYARTAGLWIVGEDMPQESNRVTLNSTVQDKSGLPVPDVHFDDHPNDVAMREHAYGRADAMYTAVGAVGTHHTPPYPSTHNLGTSRMSERPEDGVTDRWGRAHDVPNLFVSDGSLFTTGAAANPTLTIVALAIRQAEYIVDQLKGGSL comes from the coding sequence ATGGCCGAGATCGCCAAGGACGAGGCAACCGTCGTCGTCATCGGGTCCGGCGCAGGCGGCGGCACCATGGCCTACGAGCTGACCAAGGCCGGGATCCCGGTCGTGGTCCTCGAGGCGGGGCCCTACCTGCGCAACGAGGACTACATGAACCTGGAGTGGGAGGCGTTCAACCAGATGGCGTGGTTGGACCCGCGCACCACCTCCGGCAGCTGGCGGGTGGCCACCGACTTCCCGAACCTGCCGGCCTGGATCGTCAAGGCCGTAGGCGGGACCACCACGCACTGGGCCGGCGCCACGCCCCGGTTCAAGGAGCACGAGTTCCGGGCCCGTTCGGTCTACGGCCGGGTCGAGGGGGCGAACCTGATCGACTGGCCGCTGACCCTGGCCGAGATGGAGCCCTACTACGACCGCGCCGAGCAGGCGATGGGCTCCACCCACCGTCACGGACGGCCGCCGCTGCCGGCCAACAACAACTACAAGGTGCTGGCCAACGGTGCCGAGAAGGTGGGGTACCGGCACTACGCGACCGGGCCGTATGCCACCAACGCCGAGCCCTACGACGGGCGGCCCGCCTCGGTGCAGGACGGCTTCAACTTCCAGGGCGACAAGGGCAAGTCCAAGTGGTCGACCATGGTCCGCGAACTGCCCAGGGCCCAGGAGACCGGGCTGCTGGACCTGCGCCCGGAGAGCCAGGCGGTGCAGATCACGCACGGCTCCGACGGCAAGGTCGACGCGGTGCTCTACCTGGACTCCGAGGGCAACCTGCACCGCCAGGCGGCGAAGGTGGTCTGCGTCGCGGGCAACTCGATCGAGACGCCCCGCCTGCTGTTGATGAGTGCCTCCTCGCTGTTCCCGGACGGCCTGGCCAACTCCTCCGGGCAGGTCGGACGCAACTACATGCGGCATACGACCGGGTCCGTCTACGCGCGGTTCGAGAAGGACGTGCGGATGTACCGCGGCGAGACCATGGCCGGCCTGGTGGCCGACGAGTCGCGGCACGACCCGTCCCGAGGCTTCGTCGGCGGCTACTACATGGAGACGCTGTCCCTGGGGCCGGCCTTCCTGGCCAGCTTCGTCGAGCCCGGGTCGTGGGGCAAGGAGTTCACCGAGCTGATGGACGCCTACGCCCGGACCGCAGGGTTGTGGATCGTCGGCGAGGACATGCCGCAGGAGTCCAACCGGGTCACCCTGAACTCCACGGTGCAGGACAAGTCCGGGCTGCCCGTGCCGGACGTGCACTTCGACGACCACCCCAACGACGTGGCGATGCGCGAGCACGCCTACGGCCGGGCCGACGCGATGTACACCGCGGTCGGCGCGGTCGGCACCCACCACACTCCCCCCTACCCGTCCACCCACAACCTGGGGACCTCGCGGATGAGCGAACGTCCCGAGGACGGCGTGACGGACAGGTGGGGCAGGGCCCACGATGTGCCGAACCTGTTTGTCTCCGACGGTTCGCTCTTCACCACCGGCGCTGCGGCGAACCCGACGCTGACCATCGTCGCGTTGGCCATCCGGCAGGCGGAATACATCGTGGACCAGCTCAAGGGCGGCAGCCTCTGA
- a CDS encoding GNAT family acetyltransferase, which produces MQIRALASADHAAALALWEAAGLTRPWNDAGADLRRALQGPESTVLGGYLDGAGLVATAMVGHDGHRGWVYYLAVDPAHRRRGFGRHMMAACEDWVHRHGIPKIQLMVRRDNVGALGFYEGLGYEVSDVTVLGRRLRLGEQVPATESGQGQHPEDDRDGTQPDERGPGEGVRR; this is translated from the coding sequence ATGCAGATCCGTGCCCTGGCATCCGCCGACCACGCGGCCGCCCTGGCCCTCTGGGAGGCTGCCGGACTGACCCGCCCGTGGAACGACGCCGGCGCTGACCTGCGGCGGGCCTTGCAGGGCCCGGAATCCACGGTGCTCGGCGGCTACCTGGACGGCGCCGGGTTGGTGGCCACCGCCATGGTCGGTCACGACGGCCACCGAGGGTGGGTGTACTACCTGGCGGTCGACCCGGCGCACCGACGCCGCGGGTTCGGACGGCACATGATGGCCGCGTGCGAGGACTGGGTGCACCGGCACGGCATACCGAAGATCCAGCTCATGGTGCGCCGGGACAACGTCGGGGCCCTCGGGTTCTACGAGGGCCTCGGCTACGAGGTGTCCGACGTCACGGTGCTGGGGCGCCGGCTCCGATTAGGCGAGCAGGTCCCGGCGACGGAATCCGGCCAGGGCCAGCACCCCGAGGACGACCGCGACGGCACCCAGCCCGACGAGCGGGGCCCAGGCGAGGGAGTCCGTCGGTAG
- a CDS encoding putative quinol monooxygenase, producing MYFIVVKFPVKPEYADQWPDLVAEFTDATLAEDGNKWFEWSRSVKDPNEYVLVEAFTDDGAGPHVNSAHFAKMQQDFPQYLAATPKIISRQIDGDGWDEMGELQVG from the coding sequence ATGTACTTCATCGTCGTCAAGTTCCCCGTCAAGCCCGAGTATGCCGACCAGTGGCCCGACCTGGTCGCCGAGTTCACCGACGCCACCCTGGCCGAGGACGGGAACAAGTGGTTCGAGTGGTCGCGCAGCGTCAAGGACCCGAACGAGTACGTGCTGGTCGAGGCGTTCACCGACGACGGGGCCGGCCCCCACGTGAACTCGGCGCACTTCGCCAAGATGCAGCAGGACTTCCCGCAGTACCTCGCGGCGACCCCGAAGATCATCTCCCGCCAGATCGACGGCGACGGATGGGACGAGATGGGTGAGCTCCAGGTCGGCTGA
- a CDS encoding FMN reductase — protein sequence MSRRLVVISGGLSQPSSTRLLADRIAGAVSREVTARGEGLDVEVVELRPLARDIADHLVTGMPSARLRDALAAVSGAAAVVAVTPVFTASYSGLFKSFVDLLDPGALTGTPVLIAATAGTARHSLVLDYAMRPLFSYLRAQVVPTGVFAATEDFGGDGAGRDGVEGLDRRIARAAAELGERLVATGGAVAGFTAPAVDEVGRIDELDDAAITPFAKLLRGES from the coding sequence ATGAGCCGTCGACTGGTCGTCATCTCCGGTGGCCTGAGCCAGCCGTCGTCCACGCGGTTGCTGGCCGACCGCATCGCAGGGGCGGTGTCCCGCGAGGTCACCGCCCGCGGCGAGGGCCTGGACGTCGAGGTGGTCGAGCTGCGTCCGTTGGCGCGGGACATCGCCGACCACCTGGTGACCGGTATGCCGTCCGCCCGGTTGCGCGACGCGCTCGCCGCCGTCTCGGGTGCCGCCGCGGTGGTCGCGGTGACGCCGGTCTTCACCGCCTCCTACTCGGGCCTGTTCAAGTCCTTCGTGGACCTGCTCGACCCGGGTGCGCTCACCGGCACACCGGTGCTGATCGCGGCCACGGCGGGCACCGCGCGCCACTCGCTGGTGCTGGACTACGCGATGCGACCGCTGTTCAGCTACCTGCGGGCGCAGGTCGTGCCGACCGGCGTGTTCGCCGCCACCGAGGACTTCGGGGGCGACGGCGCCGGCCGGGACGGCGTAGAGGGCCTGGACCGGCGGATCGCCCGGGCCGCTGCCGAGCTCGGCGAGCGCCTCGTCGCGACCGGGGGTGCGGTGGCCGGGTTCACCGCGCCCGCGGTCGACGAGGTCGGCCGGATCGACGAGCTGGACGACGCCGCGATCACCCCGTTCGCGAAGTTGCTGCGCGGGGAGAGCTGA
- a CDS encoding SigE family RNA polymerase sigma factor → MAQVDPDFAAYVRGRQAHLLRIAVLMCGDVHQAEDLLQEALVKLARHWSRVGGDRPDAYVRRILYHDNITRWRRTRLETVTEEVPEPRGMQFGPAWEDRADVRAALQELTPKQRAVLVLRFLEDLTQEQTAEVLGVSVGTVKSQTSVALARMRDVLGTEWVEERGARQDATGPDTQRGAGR, encoded by the coding sequence ATGGCGCAGGTCGATCCCGACTTCGCGGCATACGTGCGCGGCCGCCAGGCCCACCTGCTGCGGATCGCCGTCCTGATGTGCGGCGACGTGCACCAGGCCGAGGACCTCCTCCAGGAGGCCCTGGTCAAGTTGGCGCGCCACTGGTCGCGGGTCGGGGGTGACCGGCCGGACGCCTACGTGCGGCGGATCCTCTACCACGACAACATCACCCGGTGGCGCCGGACGAGGCTGGAGACGGTCACCGAGGAGGTGCCCGAACCGCGCGGTATGCAGTTCGGCCCCGCCTGGGAGGACCGGGCCGACGTCCGGGCGGCCCTGCAGGAACTGACCCCGAAGCAGCGTGCGGTGCTGGTCCTGCGCTTCCTGGAGGACCTCACCCAGGAGCAGACGGCGGAGGTGCTCGGCGTCAGCGTCGGCACGGTGAAGAGCCAGACCAGCGTGGCGCTGGCCCGGATGCGGGACGTGCTGGGCACGGAGTGGGTCGAGGAGCGGGGCGCCCGTCAGGACGCGACCGGGCCGGACACACAGCGAGGAGCGGGACGATGA